From the genome of Haloterrigena sp. KLK7, one region includes:
- the srp19 gene encoding signal recognition particle subunit SRP19, whose protein sequence is MVENVIWPAYLDANRTRSEGRRVSRDLAVEAPTVDEIAKAVQQIGYDATIERDKAYSREHWADRGRVVVRGADDSTKNDLVQAVAAYVVAMRD, encoded by the coding sequence ATGGTCGAAAACGTCATCTGGCCCGCCTATCTCGACGCGAACCGCACCCGCTCGGAGGGGCGGCGCGTCTCACGGGATCTCGCGGTCGAGGCACCGACGGTCGACGAAATCGCGAAAGCCGTCCAGCAGATCGGCTACGACGCTACGATCGAGCGGGACAAGGCCTACTCCCGGGAGCACTGGGCCGACCGGGGACGAGTCGTCGTCCGCGGCGCCGACGACTCGACGAAGAACGACCTCGTTCAGGCCGTCGCGGCGTACGTCGTCGCGATGCGCGACTGA
- a CDS encoding HTH domain-containing protein — MTTDTQATEITAVCHVRAPLLLEPVDRQVETLRACESEGAVDDLLLRSWPKEVTLTDDTPYQEALESFERFEQWADRRGVSIRPPFRERTATNQISGGTTDLLIMPMLCLELYADDELVGVFPHTDEDVDETYTTDEAIAALRTGELPTPLGGEPEDAAASAAANATADACPDCGASMIDGQGLFACPECGWLGTVSETGQLVARDDGTRATERETATAESR, encoded by the coding sequence ATGACGACAGACACACAAGCAACCGAGATCACGGCCGTCTGCCACGTGCGCGCACCGCTGCTACTGGAGCCGGTCGACAGGCAGGTCGAGACCCTTCGCGCCTGCGAGTCGGAGGGCGCGGTCGACGACTTGCTACTGCGCAGTTGGCCCAAGGAGGTCACGCTGACGGACGACACGCCCTATCAGGAAGCCCTCGAGAGTTTCGAGCGGTTCGAGCAGTGGGCGGACCGCCGAGGCGTGAGTATTCGACCGCCGTTCCGGGAGCGCACCGCGACCAACCAGATCAGCGGCGGGACGACCGACCTGCTGATCATGCCGATGCTCTGTCTCGAACTCTACGCGGACGACGAACTGGTCGGCGTCTTCCCGCACACCGACGAGGACGTCGACGAGACGTACACGACCGACGAGGCGATCGCCGCGCTCCGGACCGGCGAGCTTCCCACCCCGCTGGGCGGCGAGCCCGAAGACGCGGCGGCGTCGGCGGCCGCGAACGCGACGGCGGACGCCTGCCCGGACTGCGGCGCCTCGATGATCGACGGCCAGGGACTGTTCGCTTGCCCCGAATGCGGCTGGCTCGGAACCGTCTCCGAAACGGGACAGCTGGTCGCCCGCGACGACGGGACTCGAGCGACCGAGCGCGAGACCGCGACGGCCGAATCCCGGTGA
- the btuC gene encoding vitamin B12 ABC transporter permease BtuC yields the protein MTRPIRTVAWSVGLAALLAAVVVGSAALGAVSIDPVTVAMAILNAVAVPSGVVVDRMIVPGVGVGLPVPSLEYTPIFSFEVKSTHQIIVEDIRLPRIALAATVGFSLAAAGTVMQGFFRNPLADPSIIGVSSGAAAGAVAAIAFPALVPFGSLHLSAFIGALGTAFLVYAIATEGGRTPVATLLLAGVAVQAFLGAMISYMLVQSGDDLRQAVVWMMGHLSNSTWGDVKFALPVTVVGVAILLAYARDLNVLLLGEEDAHHLGVDVERTKLLLLALASLVTAAGVAVAGVIGFVGLVVPHIMRLLVGPDHRILLPTSALAGASFLVATDTIARLGTLPLPVGPAIDTPIVPVGIITAALGAPFFLFLLTRREVHSV from the coding sequence ATGACGCGCCCGATCCGGACCGTCGCGTGGTCGGTGGGCCTCGCGGCGCTGCTCGCCGCCGTCGTCGTCGGGAGCGCCGCTCTCGGCGCAGTCAGTATCGACCCGGTGACGGTCGCGATGGCGATTCTGAACGCCGTCGCCGTTCCGTCGGGCGTAGTAGTCGATAGAATGATAGTTCCGGGCGTCGGCGTCGGGCTACCGGTCCCCAGTCTCGAGTATACGCCGATCTTCTCGTTCGAGGTCAAATCGACCCACCAGATCATCGTCGAGGACATTCGGCTTCCCCGGATCGCGCTCGCGGCGACCGTCGGGTTTTCCCTGGCGGCCGCGGGAACGGTGATGCAGGGCTTTTTCAGAAATCCGCTGGCCGATCCGTCGATCATCGGCGTCTCGTCGGGCGCCGCCGCTGGCGCGGTCGCGGCCATCGCCTTTCCGGCGCTGGTCCCGTTCGGCAGTCTCCACCTCTCGGCGTTCATCGGCGCGCTGGGGACGGCGTTTCTCGTCTACGCGATCGCGACCGAGGGCGGACGGACGCCGGTCGCGACGCTCCTGTTGGCCGGCGTCGCCGTCCAGGCGTTTCTCGGGGCGATGATCTCGTACATGCTCGTCCAGAGCGGCGACGACCTCCGACAGGCCGTCGTCTGGATGATGGGCCACCTCAGCAACAGTACGTGGGGCGACGTGAAGTTCGCCCTCCCGGTGACGGTCGTCGGGGTCGCGATCTTGCTGGCCTACGCTCGGGACCTGAACGTTCTCCTGCTCGGCGAGGAGGACGCCCACCACCTCGGCGTCGACGTCGAGCGGACCAAGCTCCTCCTGCTCGCGCTCGCGAGCCTCGTCACGGCGGCCGGCGTCGCCGTCGCCGGCGTCATCGGCTTCGTCGGTCTCGTCGTGCCACACATCATGCGGCTGCTCGTCGGTCCCGACCACCGCATCCTGCTGCCGACCAGCGCGCTCGCCGGCGCGTCGTTCCTGGTCGCGACCGACACGATCGCGCGACTCGGGACGCTGCCCCTGCCCGTCGGCCCCGCGATCGACACCCCGATCGTCCCCGTGGGCATCATCACGGCCGCGCTCGGCGCGCCCTTCTTCCTGTTCCTGCTCACCCGTCGGGAGGTGCATTCGGTGTGA
- a CDS encoding EamA family transporter — MRLLDSVPDEYREAVLFSMLALCWGTSFVAIEIGLEYVPPLLFAGLRYAIAGGIVFGYAAVVTDRTRPRGRAEWLAVTVAGVFVIALYHGLLYLGELYVSGAVAATLVSTAPILTAAFAGVVLPEERLSLGGVVGFVLGLVGVIAVVQPSPGSLGDDVTVGAALVFASAVAFALGSVFVRPIDSELPLETLQAWAMLVGGAVLLGWAALRGESVAAIDPTLSALVSYGYLTLVSGVFAFLLYFELLDRSGATQVSLVSYAEPVVAMGVSWIALGHVVDSVMILGLVTILAGFGIVKRSALRTLLRSALETRSTVTSK; from the coding sequence ATGAGACTACTCGACTCAGTTCCGGACGAGTACCGCGAAGCGGTGCTCTTTTCGATGCTCGCGCTCTGCTGGGGAACGTCGTTCGTGGCGATCGAGATCGGGCTCGAATACGTGCCGCCGCTGCTGTTCGCCGGCCTCCGCTACGCGATCGCCGGCGGGATCGTCTTCGGATACGCGGCCGTCGTGACCGATCGGACGCGACCGCGAGGCCGGGCGGAGTGGCTGGCGGTGACCGTCGCCGGCGTCTTCGTCATCGCGCTCTATCACGGGCTGTTGTACCTCGGCGAACTGTACGTCTCGGGCGCGGTCGCGGCGACGCTCGTCAGTACGGCTCCGATCCTCACGGCGGCGTTCGCCGGCGTCGTTCTCCCCGAAGAACGGCTCTCGCTCGGCGGCGTCGTCGGCTTCGTGCTCGGACTGGTCGGCGTCATCGCCGTGGTCCAGCCGTCGCCCGGGTCGCTCGGCGACGACGTCACCGTCGGGGCCGCCCTGGTGTTCGCCTCGGCCGTCGCGTTCGCCCTTGGGAGCGTGTTCGTGCGACCGATCGACTCGGAACTCCCGCTCGAGACGCTCCAGGCGTGGGCGATGCTCGTCGGCGGCGCGGTGCTGTTGGGCTGGGCGGCCCTGCGGGGCGAATCGGTCGCGGCGATCGATCCGACCCTGTCGGCGCTGGTCTCCTACGGCTATCTGACGCTCGTTTCCGGCGTGTTCGCGTTCCTGCTCTATTTCGAACTGCTCGACCGAAGCGGGGCGACGCAGGTCAGTCTGGTCAGCTACGCGGAACCGGTCGTCGCGATGGGCGTCAGCTGGATCGCGCTCGGCCACGTCGTCGATTCGGTGATGATTCTCGGGTTGGTGACGATCCTCGCGGGCTTCGGTATCGTCAAGCGCAGTGCGCTCCGGACGCTGCTGCGGTCGGCCCTCGAGACGCGTTCGACTGTGACCTCGAAGTAG
- a CDS encoding acyltransferase, protein MSERIYSIDAMRIIAMAFIITIHTDPFRGIGVYGDALNFLIDSSARFAVPFFFVTSGYFFARKTARRDPVRYFAARAASISSIYVFGLLLSAPVFLAGTAVRAGIENRDVVNAVVLKLTEFVSPLALLYYGNSVSEILWFLPALLFSLAIICSLIVFGATRYLVPISLGLHVVGLLGASYTMFVDVPFEVRDALFFGFFYTSLGYALHSSEWRPSSDRSALFLGATVLFGALHVVERYVLGYVLTGETFGHGVYTSSYTIATALVTLSLFLFLLSRPALGARTPLPEWGKYAVGVYVAHPAVLFALETTAEVLAVTGHEIRTTFLWHFLLTPATFFGALLVYIGAHRVGAIEIGGSHLPSVRSIGKYVQRQ, encoded by the coding sequence ATGTCCGAGCGCATCTACAGTATAGACGCAATGCGCATCATCGCGATGGCATTTATTATCACAATACATACAGACCCGTTCAGAGGGATCGGGGTGTACGGCGATGCTCTCAACTTCTTGATAGACTCGTCCGCGCGGTTCGCGGTTCCGTTCTTTTTCGTGACGTCCGGGTACTTTTTCGCCCGCAAGACCGCTCGCCGCGATCCGGTCAGATACTTCGCCGCGCGAGCGGCGTCGATCTCGTCGATCTACGTGTTCGGGCTGTTGCTCTCCGCCCCGGTGTTCCTCGCGGGGACGGCCGTACGCGCCGGTATCGAGAACCGTGACGTCGTGAACGCCGTCGTTCTCAAACTGACCGAGTTCGTCTCGCCGCTCGCGCTGCTGTACTACGGCAATTCGGTGAGCGAGATCCTCTGGTTCCTTCCGGCGCTGCTCTTCTCGCTCGCGATCATCTGTTCGCTCATCGTCTTCGGCGCCACGAGATACCTGGTGCCGATTTCGCTCGGCTTACACGTCGTCGGCCTCCTCGGAGCGAGCTACACGATGTTCGTGGACGTTCCGTTCGAAGTCAGGGACGCGCTGTTCTTCGGGTTCTTTTACACCAGCCTCGGATACGCCCTCCACTCGAGCGAGTGGCGACCGAGTTCCGATCGAAGCGCGCTCTTCCTCGGCGCGACCGTCCTCTTCGGTGCGCTCCACGTCGTCGAACGATACGTTCTGGGATACGTCCTGACGGGCGAGACGTTCGGGCACGGCGTCTACACGTCGAGTTACACGATCGCGACGGCGCTCGTCACGCTCTCGCTGTTCCTGTTCCTCCTGTCTCGTCCCGCCCTCGGCGCGCGGACGCCGCTCCCCGAGTGGGGGAAGTACGCCGTCGGCGTTTACGTCGCACACCCTGCCGTTCTGTTCGCGCTCGAGACGACGGCCGAGGTGCTGGCGGTGACGGGACACGAGATCCGAACCACGTTCCTGTGGCACTTCCTGTTGACCCCGGCGACCTTCTTCGGCGCCTTGCTCGTCTACATCGGGGCACACAGGGTCGGTGCGATCGAGATCGGCGGCTCCCACCTCCCGAGCGTTCGATCGATCGGCAAGTACGTACAACGTCAGTAG
- a CDS encoding PGF-CTERM-anchored ABC transporter substrate-binding protein — protein sequence MRQKLAVLAIAVLVLSLFAPAAAGSSGTVTPTAADATQAECEFPIEVTDATGETITLEEPPETVVALQPSDARTVFEIGAEDRLVGVPDNPAVADLETDGIESVTDGYQIQHETVVDLDPDVVLAANTTSESDIETLRDAGLDVYHFGEARSIDDVRNNTRRTGELTGECAGAEESVQWMDERLEIVDEALEGADRPLAYYPMGADGTTPGTDSFIHDVLTTAGVEDLSEAASGSFYPQLSEETIVEEDPEWIIYPDDSAEPRMPDVAEATTAYQSGNLVAVDANQISQPTPQVIYPIVEIVGEVHPEAYAEATADLNETNETADENETNESDGETEDTIPGFGVPVAVGAVVAAVGVLARRR from the coding sequence ATGCGACAAAAACTCGCCGTTCTCGCTATCGCCGTACTCGTTCTCTCGCTGTTCGCTCCCGCCGCGGCCGGGAGCAGTGGCACCGTTACACCGACCGCCGCGGACGCGACGCAGGCGGAGTGTGAGTTCCCGATCGAAGTAACCGACGCGACGGGCGAAACGATCACCCTCGAGGAACCGCCCGAGACCGTCGTCGCCTTACAACCGAGCGACGCGCGAACGGTCTTCGAGATCGGCGCCGAGGATCGCCTCGTCGGCGTTCCGGACAACCCGGCGGTCGCCGACCTCGAGACGGACGGCATCGAATCGGTCACCGACGGCTACCAGATCCAGCACGAGACGGTGGTCGATCTCGATCCGGACGTCGTCCTCGCCGCGAACACCACGTCCGAGTCGGACATCGAGACGCTCCGCGACGCCGGTCTCGACGTGTACCACTTCGGCGAGGCCCGATCGATCGACGACGTCCGCAACAACACTCGCCGAACCGGGGAACTCACCGGCGAGTGCGCCGGCGCAGAAGAATCCGTCCAGTGGATGGACGAGCGCCTCGAGATCGTCGACGAGGCGCTCGAGGGTGCGGACCGACCCCTCGCGTACTACCCCATGGGTGCCGACGGAACGACGCCCGGAACCGACTCCTTCATCCACGACGTGCTGACGACGGCCGGCGTCGAGGACCTCTCCGAAGCGGCGTCGGGTTCGTTCTACCCGCAACTGAGCGAGGAGACGATCGTCGAGGAGGATCCGGAGTGGATCATCTACCCAGACGACTCGGCGGAACCGCGGATGCCCGACGTCGCCGAAGCGACGACCGCGTACCAGTCCGGCAACCTCGTCGCCGTCGACGCAAATCAGATCAGCCAACCCACGCCGCAGGTGATCTATCCGATCGTGGAGATCGTGGGCGAAGTACACCCGGAGGCGTACGCGGAGGCGACCGCCGACCTGAACGAGACGAACGAAACCGCTGACGAGAACGAGACGAACGAGAGCGACGGCGAGACCGAAGACACGATCCCCGGCTTCGGGGTCCCCGTCGCGGTCGGCGCAGTCGTCGCCGCCGTCGGCGTCCTCGCGCGCCGTCGATAA
- a CDS encoding Lrp/AsnC family transcriptional regulator, producing MDERDVRLLKAIAELETGSPERLHEATGIPVSTIHYRLNNLREEGIIANDRYEIDLEELGLGVTVLVEVHADYQGSYEEFADRLLTVEGVTNVYFTMGETDFIVVARLSGSEMVERLIAEFEQLEGVERTDSTFVISAIEERDALQSYELETLLEELTDE from the coding sequence ATCGACGAACGCGACGTGCGCCTGCTGAAGGCGATCGCCGAACTCGAGACGGGGAGCCCGGAACGGCTCCACGAGGCGACCGGGATCCCGGTCTCGACGATCCACTACCGGCTCAACAATCTCCGAGAAGAAGGGATCATCGCAAACGATCGCTACGAGATCGACCTCGAGGAACTCGGGCTCGGGGTCACCGTCTTAGTCGAGGTTCACGCCGACTACCAGGGATCGTACGAGGAGTTCGCGGACCGACTGCTGACCGTCGAGGGCGTCACGAACGTCTACTTCACGATGGGCGAGACGGACTTCATCGTCGTCGCGCGGCTGAGCGGCAGCGAGATGGTCGAGCGACTGATCGCCGAGTTCGAACAGCTCGAGGGCGTCGAACGGACCGACTCGACGTTCGTCATCTCGGCGATCGAGGAACGGGACGCGCTCCAGAGCTACGAATTGGAGACGCTGCTCGAGGAACTGACCGACGAGTGA
- a CDS encoding ACT domain-containing protein, with protein MDPSDFLHNGTVSVSDDTYAVCRTDHNHPGAFATIQDETETTVVVEQDNVDTIDASEIESGWKRLTFEMDLPFELVGFLAAVASALAEVDVSVFVISTYSTDHVFVKEDELDAAVLRLEDLGCNVTD; from the coding sequence ATGGATCCGTCCGATTTTCTCCATAACGGGACAGTCAGCGTATCGGACGACACATATGCAGTCTGCCGGACCGATCACAATCATCCCGGTGCATTTGCGACCATTCAAGACGAGACGGAGACCACGGTGGTCGTCGAGCAGGATAATGTCGATACGATCGATGCCAGTGAGATTGAGTCCGGGTGGAAGCGACTGACGTTCGAGATGGATCTCCCGTTTGAACTCGTTGGCTTTCTGGCGGCGGTTGCATCAGCCCTTGCCGAAGTAGATGTTTCGGTGTTCGTCATCTCTACGTACTCAACCGATCACGTGTTTGTCAAGGAAGACGAGCTTGATGCTGCTGTACTGCGACTCGAAGATTTGGGATGTAACGTCACCGACTGA
- a CDS encoding DUF6517 family protein, whose product MYRRRFVAAAAAGAVSVSAGCLSGLIDDATTFEASPIRVSEDAADAAGYAYTGTEELVEEREFAGETVEVTNYITEYTRTLELPMDELGPEQEAGVFALVSTPQVTVAGEDFNPVDEMSRAELIEYVQGQYEDFEVGDNVGGRAVTKGDIDGLDVTISYDRWEGAATLQGSAEVDVYVDVAKAEHGDDHLVIIAVYPDDENVPLESEAERAETMTTGIQHGDDVEVDLKDGDESDE is encoded by the coding sequence ATGTATCGACGACGATTCGTTGCCGCGGCCGCTGCCGGTGCCGTCAGCGTCTCGGCGGGCTGTCTCAGTGGTCTCATCGACGACGCCACGACGTTCGAGGCGTCGCCGATCCGCGTCAGCGAGGACGCGGCCGACGCGGCCGGATACGCGTACACGGGAACCGAAGAACTCGTCGAGGAGCGGGAGTTCGCCGGTGAGACCGTCGAGGTCACCAACTATATCACCGAGTACACGCGGACCCTCGAGCTCCCGATGGACGAGCTCGGGCCCGAGCAGGAAGCCGGCGTCTTCGCGCTCGTCTCGACGCCGCAGGTCACCGTCGCTGGCGAGGACTTCAACCCCGTCGACGAGATGAGCAGGGCCGAACTCATCGAGTACGTTCAGGGACAGTACGAGGACTTCGAGGTCGGCGACAACGTCGGGGGCCGCGCCGTCACGAAAGGGGACATCGACGGCCTCGACGTGACGATCTCGTACGACAGATGGGAGGGGGCGGCGACGCTCCAGGGTTCGGCCGAGGTCGACGTCTACGTCGACGTCGCCAAGGCCGAACACGGGGACGACCACCTCGTGATCATCGCCGTCTATCCCGACGACGAGAACGTCCCGCTGGAGTCGGAGGCCGAGCGCGCCGAGACGATGACGACGGGCATCCAGCACGGGGACGACGTCGAGGTCGACCTGAAGGACGGCGACGAAAGCGACGAATAA
- a CDS encoding presenilin family intramembrane aspartyl protease PSH, whose product MNDRTRALLAVGLTVALFLSVQLGALALVEPFYEGGHQSVEDPDDPTNSLVYFGIILVATALMLVTIRYDVEWLIKAMIIAVSVMISWYVFDELVPSVVTVGSVNVVAAAAAVAVGGALLLYPEWYVIDLTGVVMGAGAAALFGISFGLLPALLLLTVLAVYDAISVYGTEHMLDLAEGVMALKIPVVLVVPTTLSFSYLDPESTEGVVDGHEESDTGSDVSSGTDASNSASDPSPTADSSTDGGPRPDDASAESDADATPETDAGDALERDALFIGLGDAVIPTVLVASAAYFLEVGTLDVPGISLNVPALGALIGTIAGLLVLMHMVLKGRPHAGLPLLNGGAIAGYLVGALASGLSLATALGL is encoded by the coding sequence ATGAACGATCGGACGCGAGCCCTCCTCGCCGTCGGACTGACGGTCGCGCTCTTTCTGAGCGTCCAACTCGGCGCGCTGGCGCTGGTCGAGCCCTTCTACGAGGGCGGCCACCAGTCCGTCGAGGATCCCGACGATCCGACCAACAGTCTCGTCTACTTCGGTATCATTCTCGTCGCGACCGCGCTCATGCTCGTCACCATCAGATACGACGTCGAGTGGCTCATCAAGGCCATGATCATCGCCGTCAGCGTGATGATCTCGTGGTACGTCTTCGACGAACTCGTCCCATCCGTGGTCACGGTGGGTTCAGTCAACGTCGTCGCCGCGGCCGCCGCCGTGGCCGTCGGCGGCGCCCTCCTGCTGTACCCGGAGTGGTACGTCATCGATCTCACGGGCGTCGTGATGGGCGCCGGCGCGGCCGCGCTGTTCGGCATCAGCTTCGGCCTCCTGCCGGCGCTCCTGTTGCTTACCGTCCTCGCCGTCTACGACGCGATCAGCGTCTACGGCACCGAACACATGCTCGACCTCGCCGAGGGCGTGATGGCGCTCAAGATCCCCGTCGTCCTCGTCGTCCCGACGACGCTCTCCTTTTCCTACCTCGACCCCGAGAGCACCGAGGGGGTCGTCGACGGCCACGAGGAGAGCGACACCGGGAGCGATGTCTCGAGCGGCACGGACGCCTCGAACAGCGCCAGCGACCCGAGTCCGACCGCCGACTCGAGCACCGACGGCGGTCCGCGTCCCGACGACGCGTCGGCGGAAAGCGACGCCGACGCTACCCCGGAGACCGACGCGGGCGACGCCCTCGAGCGCGACGCCCTCTTCATCGGGCTCGGTGACGCCGTCATCCCGACGGTCCTCGTCGCGAGCGCGGCGTACTTCCTCGAGGTCGGGACGCTCGACGTCCCCGGGATATCGTTGAACGTCCCGGCACTGGGCGCGCTGATCGGGACGATCGCCGGCCTGCTCGTGCTTATGCACATGGTCCTCAAGGGACGACCCCACGCGGGACTGCCGCTGCTCAACGGCGGCGCGATCGCCGGCTACCTCGTCGGCGCGCTCGCGAGCGGGCTGTCGCTCGCGACGGCACTGGGGCTCTGA
- the gatE gene encoding Glu-tRNA(Gln) amidotransferase subunit GatE encodes MSEYDYDELGLVAGLEIHQQLDTATKLFCQCPTELREPEESTREFTRYLHPTRSELGEIDQAALEESRVDREFEYLAYDTTCLVEEDDEPPHELDAEALETALEIAQLMDMKPVDQAHVMRKIVVDGSNTTGFQRSTLIATEGEIETSEGAVGIEDMLLEEESAQRVEETDDGVRYSLDRLGIPLVEIGTSPDISTPEQALEAAERIGMLLRSTGKVKRGLGTIRQDVNVSIEEGARVEIKGVQSLDDIDDIVRNEVARQAELVDIAEELQEREASVGEVQDVTDVFEDTDSGVISGALNSGGSVTAVALYGFDGIVGREIAPDRRLGTELSDHAKHHGAGGIFHTDELPAYGVTEDEVDDLREAVGAGPEDAVAIVAADTDVAEAAIDAAAERAATALEGVPEETRDANDDGTTRYLRPLPGAARMYPETDVPPVEPDPSEVPEPELLTDKVERYQDEYGLGAGLAEQVAYGEYMPLFEDVVADGIDPTLAASTLESTLTELRRDDVPVENLTRAHLEGVFAMAESGDLPNEGVPDLLTALAEEPDRTAEEAAEEAGLGGADEEEVRDAVVDVVERNEEQVEEEGMQAFSGLMGECMGALRGKADGDLVSELLREEIQKRA; translated from the coding sequence ATGAGCGAGTACGATTACGACGAGCTCGGACTCGTCGCCGGGCTGGAGATCCACCAGCAACTCGACACGGCGACGAAGCTGTTCTGCCAGTGTCCCACCGAGCTCCGCGAACCGGAGGAGTCGACGCGCGAGTTCACGCGCTACCTCCACCCGACGCGGAGCGAACTGGGCGAGATCGACCAGGCCGCCTTAGAGGAGAGCAGGGTCGACCGCGAGTTCGAGTACCTCGCGTACGACACGACCTGTCTCGTCGAGGAGGACGACGAGCCGCCCCACGAGTTGGACGCGGAGGCCCTCGAGACGGCCCTCGAGATCGCCCAGTTGATGGACATGAAGCCGGTCGACCAGGCCCACGTGATGCGCAAGATCGTGGTCGACGGCTCCAACACGACGGGGTTCCAGCGCTCGACGCTGATCGCCACCGAGGGCGAGATCGAGACCAGCGAGGGCGCAGTGGGAATCGAGGACATGCTGCTCGAGGAGGAGAGCGCCCAGCGCGTCGAAGAGACCGACGACGGCGTGCGCTACAGCCTCGATCGGCTGGGGATTCCGCTGGTCGAGATCGGCACGAGTCCGGACATCTCGACGCCCGAGCAGGCCCTCGAGGCCGCCGAGCGCATCGGGATGTTGCTGCGCTCGACCGGGAAGGTCAAGCGCGGACTGGGAACGATCCGTCAGGACGTCAACGTCTCCATCGAGGAGGGCGCCCGCGTCGAGATCAAGGGCGTCCAGAGCTTAGACGACATCGACGACATCGTCCGCAACGAGGTCGCCAGGCAGGCCGAACTCGTCGATATCGCCGAAGAGTTACAGGAACGCGAGGCCTCCGTGGGCGAGGTCCAGGACGTGACGGACGTCTTCGAGGACACCGATAGCGGCGTTATTTCGGGGGCGCTGAACTCGGGCGGCTCCGTCACCGCGGTGGCGCTCTACGGCTTCGACGGAATCGTCGGCCGCGAGATCGCTCCCGACCGCCGTCTGGGGACCGAACTCTCCGATCACGCGAAGCACCACGGCGCGGGCGGGATCTTCCACACGGACGAACTGCCGGCCTACGGCGTGACGGAAGACGAGGTCGACGACCTGCGCGAGGCCGTCGGCGCCGGGCCCGAAGACGCCGTCGCCATCGTCGCCGCCGACACCGACGTGGCGGAGGCGGCCATCGACGCCGCCGCCGAGCGCGCCGCGACCGCCCTCGAGGGCGTCCCCGAGGAGACCCGCGACGCGAACGACGACGGGACGACCCGCTACCTCCGTCCCCTCCCGGGCGCGGCGCGGATGTACCCCGAGACGGACGTGCCGCCGGTCGAACCCGATCCCAGCGAGGTTCCCGAGCCGGAGCTGCTGACCGACAAGGTCGAGCGCTACCAGGACGAGTACGGCCTCGGCGCTGGACTGGCCGAACAGGTCGCCTACGGCGAGTACATGCCGCTGTTCGAGGACGTCGTCGCCGACGGGATCGATCCGACGCTCGCGGCGTCGACGCTCGAGTCGACGCTGACCGAGCTCCGCCGGGACGACGTCCCCGTCGAGAACCTGACGCGGGCGCACCTCGAGGGCGTCTTCGCGATGGCCGAGAGCGGCGACCTCCCCAACGAGGGCGTACCGGACCTGCTGACCGCGCTGGCCGAGGAACCGGACCGAACCGCCGAGGAGGCGGCCGAAGAAGCCGGGCTCGGCGGTGCCGACGAGGAGGAGGTCCGCGACGCCGTCGTCGACGTCGTCGAACGTAACGAGGAGCAGGTCGAAGAAGAGGGAATGCAGGCGTTCTCGGGTCTCATGGGCGAGTGCATGGGGGCCCTGCGCGGGAAAGCGGACGGCGACCTCGTGAGCGAACTGCTCCGCGAGGAGATCCAGAAGCGCGCGTAG
- a CDS encoding Gar1/Naf1 family protein, which yields MRRIGSVVRTAQGLAILRAGDTDGDASDDSGDRFRDEIGTSVLDDSLESVGRVVDVFGPVDRPYLAVTPDDDVHLPSLVGSTLYAR from the coding sequence GTGCGCCGGATCGGCTCCGTCGTCCGTACCGCACAGGGGCTGGCCATCCTGCGGGCCGGCGACACCGACGGTGACGCGTCCGACGACTCCGGCGACCGGTTCCGCGACGAGATCGGGACGTCGGTCCTCGACGACTCCCTCGAGTCGGTCGGCCGCGTCGTCGACGTCTTCGGCCCGGTCGACCGCCCCTATCTCGCGGTAACTCCGGACGACGACGTTCACCTGCCGTCGCTGGTCGGATCGACGCTCTACGCGCGGTGA